The segment CATTAATGCCGTTAGCTATAGAACAATTTGATTTGTCTAGTTATGATGTAATTATTTCTAGTTCTCATGCCGTTGCTAAAGGTGTTATAACTGGTCCGGACCAATTACACTTTTCATATGTCCATTCACCCATTCGTTATGCTTGGGATTTACAACATCAATATCTTAAAGAATCAGAATTAGACAAAGGATTTAAAAGTGTAATCGTAAGATATATGTTGCATAAGATAAGGAATTGGGATTATAGAACATCAAATGGAGTGAATCATTTTATTTCAAATTCTAATTTTATTGGAAATCGTATTTGGAAGGTATATCGTAGAGAATCTAAAACTATTTATCCTCCAGTAGATGTTTCAAGTTTTGATTATCGTTCTGAAAAAGAAGATTTCTATTTAACTGCTTCTAGAATGGTTCCATATAAGAAAATTGATATTATTGTAGAAGCTTTTAGAAAGATGCCAGACAAAAAATTAGTTGTAATTGGTACGGGTTCCGAATTTGAAAAAATCAAATCCAAAGCAAGTGACAATGTTAAAATAATGGGTTATCAACCATTCGAAGTGCTAAGAGATCATATGCAAAGGGCTAAAGCTTTTGTATTCGCAGCGGAAGAAGACTTTGGTATTACCCCAGTTGAGGCTCAGGCATGTGGAACACCAGTAATAGCTTTTGGAAAAGGTGGTTCAAAAGAAACAGTAAGAGGTTATGGAAATTCAGAGAATCCGACTGGTTTATTTTTTTATCAACAGACTGCAGAGTCAATAGAAATGGCAGTAAAAGACTTTGAAGATATAAACTCACAACTTTTACCATCCAATTGTCGGAAACATGCAGAAAGTTTTTCCGCTGAAAACTTTAGAAGTGAGTTTAGGTCTTTTATTTTTGAAAAATATAATGAAGTTAATGAAAAAGTAGTATTAAATCAGAAGTAACTTATAATTTTTTTTTGGAGGGATAGATATGTCAATCTTAGTAACTGGTGCTGCTGGCTTTATTGGTATGCATTTATCTAAAAAGTTATTAGAAATGGGTTACGATGTAATTGGTTTTGATAATATAAACGATTATTATGATATTCAAATAAAGAAGGACCGTTTAAAGTTATTATCTGATTTCAATAATTTTAAGTTTTATGAAGCTGAGCTATCAAATCAAAATGAAGTTAATGAATGTTTTCAAGAAGAAGACATTGATGTAGTAATAAATCTTGCTGCCCAAGCTGGTGTTAGGTATAGCTTGGAAAATCCACATGCGTATATTGAATCTAATATACAGGGTTTCGTTAATATTCTCGAAGCTTGTCGAAATTATAAGATAAAACATCTTATTTATGCTTCGTCAAGTTCTGTCTATGGTGCAAATGTGAAAATGCCTTTTTCTACTTCTGATAGAGTGGATCATCCTGTTAGTTTGTATGCTGCTACTAAAAAATCTAATGAACTTATGGCACATACATATAGTCATTTATATGGTATACCTACAACTGGTCTTCGCTTTTTTACAGTATATGGCCCCTATGGTAGACCGGATATGGCGTATTTTTCTTTCACTAAAAATATAATTGAAGGAAAAACGATTAATATATTCAATGAAGGTAATATGGAAAGAGACTTTACTTATATAGATGATATTGTTGAAGGTATTGTTAAATTAATAGATCAACCTCCAACTGTAAATAATGAATGGAATTATAAAGAGCCAAATCCAAGTTCTAGTTATGCTCCATACAAAGTTTATAATATAGGAAATAATAAACCTGTTAAGTTGATGGAGTTTATAACAACACTTGAAAAGCATATTGGCAAAGAGGCTAAAAAAGAATACTTATCAATGCAACCAGGTGATGTAAAAGCTACTTTTGCAGATATTGACGATATTAAAAAGGCTACTGGTTTTGAACCAATAACTTCAATTAATGAAGGTCTAGAGAAATTTGTGAACTGGTATAAGTCGTATTATCAAGTTAAGTAGTTATATACAGTAATGTTGTGGTTTAATATTGTATTTGTTCAAGCTCTTTAATGCCGCTTTCATACGTATAAAAGTAGAAAGTGGCATTAATTCTATTACCGAAAATATTAAATCTAATCCTCTAAAAATTGAATATAAATAACAGGGTGGTTTGTTTGAAAAAATTAAATGTTCTATTGATATCCGTACGGGCAGACCATGGTGGTGGGCCCGAACATATATTTAGATTGGTGAAAAATTCTGATTTTAAGAAAATTAATTATTATATTGCTTGTCCTCAAGATGAACCATATTATGAAAAATTCGTGTCATTATTAGGGGAAGAAAAAATTATTATTATTCCTCATAGAAAATTTAGTTATAAAAAGTTAATGCTATTAAGAAAGTATATTATGAAAAATAAAATAGATGTAATACATTCACATGGTAAAGGTGCTGGAATTTATAGTAGATTCCTTAAGTTTATTACTAAATCAAAAGTTGTGCATACTTATCATGGTATTCATTTATCCTATAATGGTTTGATAAATAAAATATATTCATTATATGAAAAAGTTTCTTCTTTAGTTACTTATAAAATTATTTGCGTTTCGTCTGGGGAATATGAGTTAGCTGTTAACAAAAAGTTAGTATTTACACCAAAAAAACTAACTGTTGTTAATAACGGAGTTGAATTAGTAGACGGTAATAGAGCATCTTATAATAGTTTTTTTAAAATAATATCAGTAACAAGATTTAATGAACAGAAGAACTCTGAACTAGCTATTGATATTATAGAGATTTTAATTAATAAATTCATGATATCAAATTTAGTACTAGATTTTATTGGAACTGGTGAATCTAAGAGTGAATTAGAAAGACTAGTAAAGTCAAAGGGCTTAGAAAATAAAATTAATTTTCTGGGAACAAAAGATAATATGCAAAAGATAATGAGTGAATATAATATTTTCTTATCAACTTCAAGGTGGGAAGGTCTACCTATTGCACTTATTGAAGCATTGTCAGTTGGACTACCAAGTATAGTTACAAATGTTGTCGGAAATAACGACATAATTATTAGTAGTGAAAATGGATTACTATTTGATTTAGAAGATGCGTATAAGGCGGCTGAGCAAATCAAATCACTAATGTATAATGAGAAAGAATGGGAGTATTTATCAAATAATGCGTTTGAAAGTTCAGAAAAGTATGATATACATGAAATGGTAAATAAAATTGAAAATATTTACATCGGATGTAAAAGAGGAGTGTAACTTCACTCTTTTTTAATAAAATTCAAAGGGATATAAGATATAAAATTTACTAACTAGAGAAATTTTAAAAATCTTATTCTTAGCTAATACTAATTTAATCATAGATTAGATTATCTCCCGTTTTTAAAGTAAACTACTGAATTTAATTTAATAAATAATTTAATTGGTTGGGATAATAATTGACAAAATCTAAAAAAAAAATTTTATGGATTATTACTTGTAGTTTTATTGTTATTACAATACTAATTTTGTATAAGTTAAAACAAGATTCAAGTACTATGGAAGCAAAATCAGCAATAGGAGGCCATGGAGTCAATATTCATTTTAGAGGAGATCCAATCGATATAGAATTAATAGAAAAAGCTGGCTTTAAATATGTTAGGACAGACCTAAATTGGTCTGCAGTAGAAAAAGATAAACAAGACTATGATTTTGAAGAAACTGGATACGATAAATTAACTCAGTCTTTACTAGAATCTAAAATTAAACCTTATTATATTTTAGATTACAGTAACAAATTATATGAAGAAAGACAGTCAATAGTCACAGAAAAGGGTAGGGAAGCTTTTGGAGATTTTGTGACCCAAGCAACACAAAGATATAGAAATAATGGAATAATATGGGAAATATGGAATGAGCCTAATGGAGGATTTTGGGATCCTAAACCTAACCATGAAGAATATGCTTTACTTGTTAAAAAAGTATCACAAATAATTAAAAAAAATGATCCATCAGGGATTGTAGTTGCTCCGGCATTGGCATATATAAATCAAGATGCCTTGGCATGGTTAAATGAGATTGCAAAACTTGGTGCCTTTGATTATATTGATGCCGTTTCTGTTCATCCATATCGAAGTACTAACCCAGAAACTGTTAGTGGTGATTATTTAAATTTAAGGAATTTAATTTCCAAGTATACTTCAAAGAATATCCCAATAATATCTGGTGAATGGGGCTATTCAACAGGAGTAGGGTGGTCGGGATTAAACTTAACGGATTCGCAACAAGCTGAATATGCAGTTAGAATGTTTTTAATTAATAAGTATATGAATATACCAATTAGCATATGGTATGATTGGAAAGATAGTGGAACAGATCCTGCAGATGGAAATCAAAATTTTGGTTTAAGAGAAAATAATTTGATTACTCCTAAGCTTTCTTATTTAGGTCTTAAAACAGTTAATAAGACTTTGAATGGGTATGAATTTGATAAAAGACTTTCTACTGATAGTGATAATGACTACGTATTAGTATTTAGGAACAAGCACGACGATAAAATATTTGTATGTTGGACTACAAGTACTGAAAAACATGAAATACAATTAACCGAAAATATAGCGGGTAATATAAATTCGATGTACGGTGAAAATATAGGATTTGTAAAGAAAAATAATTCGAAAATAAATGTAACAACAAGTCCTATATATATATTGCAAAAAAAAGAATAATTATAAATGTATTGTAATCAAGTTAAAAGTCTGATTACCATTAATGCATTTTAATTTAGATAAAACAGTAAATTACGAATTCTATATTTTATATTTGGGAGGGCATAAATGAAGTTAGTATTATTATCAGGTGGTTCTGGGAAAAGGCTTTGGCCTCTATCAAATGATGCCCGTTCTAAGCAGTTTTTAAAAGTTTTAGATGACGAAAATAATAATAGAGTTTCTATGGTACAAAGAGTTTATAATCAACTAGAAAAAGTTGGTTTAGGGGATTCAGCTATAATTGCTACTAGTGCATCTCAAGTAGATATGATTAAAAATCAAATTGGCAGCAATGTATCTATTGTGGTTGAACCTGAAAGAAGAGATACTTTTCCAGCAATAGCATTGTCTGCATCTTTTTTATACTCAGAAAGAAGTATAGACATGGATGAAGTCATTGTAGTCTTACCCGTTGATCCTTATGTTGATGATGCCTTTTTTCATAAAGTTGTTCAATTAGAAGATATACTAGATGAATCTGGTGCAGATTTAGCATTAATGGGGGTTACACCAACCTTTCCATCTTCTAAATATGGTTATATCGTTCCAAAAAAAGGGGCAGAAAGTGCCTATTTGGAAGTAAGTCATTTTAAGGAAAAACCAACTGAAAAGCAAGCTGAAGTTTTGATGAAAAATGGTGCACTTTGGAATTGTGGAGTATTTGCTTTTAAATTATCATTTATAATTGAGATGATTGAAAATTTGGGATTACCTACAAGTTATTTAGAACTCAAGAAAGAATATGAGAAGTTTAATAAGAACAGTTTCGATTACGAAGTTGTGGAAAAAGCAAAAGAAATAGTAGCTTTATCCTATGATGGTTACTGGAAGGATTTAGGGACATGGAATACGCTTACTGAGGAAATGTCCACAAGTATTATGGGGATGGGGACAATTAGTGAAGATAGTACAAATGTTCACTTAATAAATGAATTGGAAATTCCTGTGGCGGTTTTAGGTGGTAGAGATTTAATTGTTGCAGCTTCCCCAGATGGAATTTTGGTAAGTGATAAACAAGCTAGTCCAAAATTAAAAGAATTAATCACTGATTTTGATCAACGTCCAATGTACGAAGAACGAATTTGGGGTTGGTATAAAATTCTTGATTTTGTTAAATATGATAAAGAAAAAGAAGTAATTACTAAGAAAATATGTATTCACAATGGTAAAAGCTTAAGTTATCATTATCATGAGTATCGTACAGAAGTTTGGACCATTGTTAAAGGGTGTGGACAATTAATATTGAATGATGAGATTAAGCAGGTTAATACAGGAGATATAGTAGAGATATCCCCCTTTGTACGACATGCTATACGTGCAATTGAAGAATTAGAGATTATTGAAGTGCAAAGTGGTCCCAATATCCTTGAAGAAGATATTAAGGAACCCATTTCCAATTGGAATAAGATAAAAACAATATTGCAGATAACAGATTGATTTTTATAGGTATTATCTAGATATAAGTATACCTACCATGTAAGGAATCTTAAAAATATATTATTAAGATTGTAAAATTGATATAGTAAAGGAGTTAATAATGACTAATATCACAGTAGCAGGAACCGGTTATGTAGGACTAGTCACGGGTGTTTGCTTAGCTGAAGTGGGTCATTCAGTTACATGTGTGGATAATATTCAGGATAAGATTGACCTTTTGAAAAAAGGTATATCCCCTATTTATGAACCACAGTTGGATGAACTGATTGTTAAAAATACTCAAGCTAGTAAACTAGCGTTTACGACTGATTATGAAAGTGCCTATGCTCAATCAGATGTTATCTTAATTGGGGTAGGAACTCCAGAAAACGAGGATGGATCAGCAAACTTAAACTTTGTTTATACAGTTGCCCGCCAAATTGCGGAAAATATTCAAAGAGATTGTCTTGTTGTCATTAAGTCAACGGTTCCTATTGGGACAAATGATAAGGTGGAAGTCTTCATTAAGAACCACTTAAAACGTGATGTTAATGTAGAAGTTGCATCTAATCCAGAATTCCTTGCACAAGGGACAGCAGTTAAAGACACATTAAATGCATCTCGTATTGTTATTGGAGTTGAAAGTGATAGAGCGAAGGAAGTGCTGACTGGTATCTATGAGCCATTTAATCAACCAATTCTTACTATGAACCGTCGCAGTGCAGAGATGGTTAAGTATGCTTCAAATGACTTCTTGGCACTAAAGATCTCCTTTGTAAATGATATCGCTAACCTTTGTGAAGCTGTCGGTGCTAATATTGAAGATGTTACGAACGGAATGAGCTATGATGCTCGTATTGGTAATAAGTTCTTGAACCCTGGAATTGGTTATGGCGGATCTTGCTTCCCGAAAGATACGAAGGCTTTGCATTGGTTATCTGAGGAAGAAGGTTATGTCCTTCGTACGGTTAAAGCTGCAATTGAAGTAAATGAAAAGCAACGCTTTAAGTTGATTAAGAAAGCAAGACAAGATTTCCCTACTTTCCAAGGATTGAAGGTAGCTGTTCTAGGATTAACTTTCAAGCCGGGGACGGATGACTTAAGGGAAGCTCCATCTATACCAAACGTTCGTTTGTTATTGAATCAAGGTGCAAAAGTTCATGCATTTGATCCAGTTGGAGTGGAGAACTTTAAGAAAATTTATCCGACACAAGTTGTATACGAAGATAGTCCAGAAAAGGCTTTGGAAGATGCGGATCTATGCTTTGTGTTTACAGAGTGGGATGAAATAAAAAAAATTAATTTGAACTTGTTTAGAGAAAAAATGAAGACTCCATATATATATGATGGACGTAATTGTTATTCATTGGCTGCAGCAAAGGAAGCTGGTATCAACTATCAATCTATTGGTAGACCTGATGTAAATGAGTTTATAGTTAAAGAAGAAATAGTTTTATAAGATATAAGATAGAGTCCTCTCCTACACAAGGAAGGGCTCTTTTTTTCCGCTTTATCCTAAACTTTCTATCCAAAAAGGGCAAAAAAAGTCGTATCCTCCTTCACTTTGGTAAGTTAGGAGCCAATTTAAGAATTAGGGATCCTGCACGAAGGTTGAGGAGAAATAAGGATTTTTGTTATATTATCCAAATTTATAACATATTGGATTTATATGCGGTTTAATATAGTAAAAAATCCCACATGTATTTTTAGTAGATAAATGGTATGATAATCTTCTAATGGGTAATTTGGCATAGGGGAGTACTTAATGAGAGGTAAAAAAAGACCAGTAATTTGGATACTATTATTAATATTAGTTTGTGTAGGAGTAATTTATATGGGGGAATTACATAATACTACAATAACAGCCCAAAAAAAGGAGGAACTTTTCAAAAACAATAGAGAAACGAATATAACAATTGATCCAGATGCGGTTACAGCGGAGAAAGTTAAATGGATTGATAGCTTTATTGAAAATAAAGTTATTCAAGAACCAGAAAAAGAAATTAGTGAAGCAGAATTTTTAGTTTTATTATTTAAAATATATAATGTTTCACCATTGGTCACAGATAACTCTGATAACTGGGCTGCAGGATATTATGAGAAAGCGGAAGAAGAATATGGCTATAAATTTTGGGAGGAAAATAGAATAAATGATAAAATCACTAAGATCCATGCTTTTGAGATGATGAGTTCTATATTAGGTGAAGAGCTTTTAGGTGAAAAGGCAACTGATTTTTTTATGAATACTGGATTTAGTAATCTACTCATTTTTAAAACGAATAGCCAATTTATTTCTCGTAAAGAAGGAATAAATATTGTTGATTCTGTTTCAAAAAGTGGTTTTTATACATTTCAAAAGTTGAATAGTAAAAAGAAAGAAACATTTGTGTTTCTAGGTGACTCTATATCTTTAGGGTGGAACATTAATAAACAATTGGCCCCAAGTAAATATGGTTTTCCTAATTTAGTTGGAAATGAACTTTCTTATTATCACATTTACAATTTATCAATGCGTGGTCAAACAACTACAGAACTTTTAAATAACTTAGAGAATCCTTTGTATCAGTTTAAATTAAAGAGCTCAAAAGCTATCTGTATAGATATAGGTAGTGTAGATTTATTAGAAGCTTCACAACCATACTTGGAGAAAATACGTGATGGAAATGGTGCTTTACCATCTATAAAACAAGCGTCTATGATTAAAAGTGCAACAGATGATGTAATAACTAATACACAAAAAATAATCAGTAAGTTAAGAGCGATATCTGATTCTCCTATTTATTTGTATAGTTTATATAATCCTATACCTATAGGTACTACAGGTGAAACTTTTGGAGACTCCATTCTGATGACTATAAATAAACAATTCAAGAAAATAGCAAAAAGTGAACCTTCTGTAATATACATTGATAGTTTTAACTCATTTAAAGGGAATGAAAAGAAGTTCGTAATAACTGACGAAATTCATCCAACTTATGAGGGACAAAAGGTGCTTGCATCCTTACTGATAAATGAAATGTCGAATTAGTATTAGATATAACTTGCTAGTAAATATGTTATTAAATCGATTGTATATACATTGATTTCATTTTATTAGCTATCTAAAATGAAAAAATCTCTTCAAATATTTCTAGAAGGGGTTTTTTTGGTATTTCATCGTTACCCCAACCCTTCCCTCCAATAAGGACACAAAATCCCCACCAAAATTGTAATTGTGTATACGCTTACACGTTGGTAAGATAAGAGCATAGAAACGAGGTGATGGAAATTCATGAATAAGCGTCAATGTGAAATCATTGATATTTTGCTTGGGGAAAGGAAGTTTGTGACGGCTTCTGAATTGGCAGTGAGGCTGTCTGTGTCGAGGAAAACGATTTATCGTGATATGCAGGATATTGCGGATAATTGCTCTGATTACAGGCTGACGAAGAAGGAGAATAATGGCTATTTGCTTGAGGAAGTGGATAGTGTTTCTCTTAGTGATCAGTTTGAGCATCCTGATGAGAGGCGGCTGGATTTGCTGTTGTTTCTTCTTTCCATCGCTCCTTGTAAGACCTCGATTCAGAAAATATCGGAGCGGTATTTTGTCAGCCAAAGCTCAATTTTGAATGACTTTAAGCATATTGAGAGGAAGCTGGCTCCTTATAATATCAAGCTGTCGCGGACAAATGAAGGAACCTTTATTAATGGTGATCAGTTCTCTCTTTACCGGCTGATGGCTGTTATTATTGAAAGCTATTTAACGCAAATAGGTGATCTCTTTTGTCAGTATGATATTCCTGATTCCATTAAGGACATCCAAGTGAGGAACAGTAAACTTGGTGAAATTAAGCGAATTCTCCATGAGTTTCAAGAGGAACAGGACTTGCTGTTGGATCAGCCCTATTATTTAACCTTATTTTGTTCGCTATTAGCTATTGTTGAAAAGCAGACACACCAGCTTCAGCCGTTTCCGAATGAAGAAATGATTTATGAACTAATAGACACTAATTCTGCCATTTATCCGATGACTATTGCGTTAGCCAGAAAGCTAGAACGGCAGTATTCCTTCCAATTGAAGCAAAATGAAATGCTGAATCTCTACTATATTTTAAAAGCGTATAAGCTCAACTCCCGCTTCCTGCTTAATCAGCAAACAGAGGTTGTCTTGAACAGCCAGGTTATTACCTTGGCAGACCAGTTGATTTTAAGGGTTGCGAAAAACAGCGGCTACCGGTTCACAGAGGACAGGGACTTGCGGGAAAGATTGACGATGCATCTTCACTCCATGGTTTACCGACTTAATCATCAAATTTATATTATTAATCCAATTTTGAAGTCCATTAAATCAAACTTCTCGAATATCTTTCAGCTTGTTAAATTTTCGGCTAATGAGCTTTTGGAAGAAAGCATCTATGATAAGCATTTAACAGATGAAGAGATAGGCTATATTACTCTCTATTTTCAAATTTCCTATGATGACCGCTTTGCAAACCAGATTCCGATTCTCATTGAATGCACGAGTGGAGTTGGCACATCTCATTTACTTAGTGAAAAAATCAGGAAAAACTTTCCGAATATTCACATTAATAAAATCATCGCTCAAGAGCGCATTAAGCAGTCTGATTATGATGATGTTGAGCTTGTCATCTCAACAGTGAAGCAGCATAGCATCAGCGACAAGCCGACCATTCTTGTCAGTCCAATATTAAATGAAGATGATAAGTACAAGATTGACCAGTTTATTAAGGATTACTATAAAAATCAGGTGATTATCTATAACAGATGATTACAGTACTCAAGTAATAGGAGGATTAAGATGGATGTACAAATGGATGATCTAGATTTTACGAAAGTTGTGACAGAGGATTTAATCAGTCTCGACTTGAAGTCGACGACAAAGATGGGCGTCATTGCAGAATTAACCAATCTATTATTTGTAAACGGTTGCGTAACAGATGAAGCAGCTTTTATAGAGGATGTTCTTTACAGGGAAAGTGCTGGACCGACGGGCTTAGAAAAGGGCATTGCCATTCCTCATGGCAAATCGGATTCTGTCCAGAAAACATCGATTGCGATTGGCAGGACAAATAAGGAGATAGAGTGGGAGTCTCTTGATGGAGGACCAATTAATATTATTATTTTGTTTGCTGTCAAGAATAGCGACAAGACAACAACACATATTAAG is part of the Niallia taxi genome and harbors:
- a CDS encoding glycosyltransferase family 4 protein, whose product is MKIALVHEWYDTYAGSEKVIEEILNIFPEADLFSLVDFLGDNRGFIKNKSVNTSFIQKLPFAKKRFRNYLALMPLAIEQFDLSSYDVIISSSHAVAKGVITGPDQLHFSYVHSPIRYAWDLQHQYLKESELDKGFKSVIVRYMLHKIRNWDYRTSNGVNHFISNSNFIGNRIWKVYRRESKTIYPPVDVSSFDYRSEKEDFYLTASRMVPYKKIDIIVEAFRKMPDKKLVVIGTGSEFEKIKSKASDNVKIMGYQPFEVLRDHMQRAKAFVFAAEEDFGITPVEAQACGTPVIAFGKGGSKETVRGYGNSENPTGLFFYQQTAESIEMAVKDFEDINSQLLPSNCRKHAESFSAENFRSEFRSFIFEKYNEVNEKVVLNQK
- a CDS encoding NAD-dependent epimerase, encoding MSILVTGAAGFIGMHLSKKLLEMGYDVIGFDNINDYYDIQIKKDRLKLLSDFNNFKFYEAELSNQNEVNECFQEEDIDVVINLAAQAGVRYSLENPHAYIESNIQGFVNILEACRNYKIKHLIYASSSSVYGANVKMPFSTSDRVDHPVSLYAATKKSNELMAHTYSHLYGIPTTGLRFFTVYGPYGRPDMAYFSFTKNIIEGKTINIFNEGNMERDFTYIDDIVEGIVKLIDQPPTVNNEWNYKEPNPSSSYAPYKVYNIGNNKPVKLMEFITTLEKHIGKEAKKEYLSMQPGDVKATFADIDDIKKATGFEPITSINEGLEKFVNWYKSYYQVK
- a CDS encoding glycosyltransferase; protein product: MKKLNVLLISVRADHGGGPEHIFRLVKNSDFKKINYYIACPQDEPYYEKFVSLLGEEKIIIIPHRKFSYKKLMLLRKYIMKNKIDVIHSHGKGAGIYSRFLKFITKSKVVHTYHGIHLSYNGLINKIYSLYEKVSSLVTYKIICVSSGEYELAVNKKLVFTPKKLTVVNNGVELVDGNRASYNSFFKIISVTRFNEQKNSELAIDIIEILINKFMISNLVLDFIGTGESKSELERLVKSKGLENKINFLGTKDNMQKIMSEYNIFLSTSRWEGLPIALIEALSVGLPSIVTNVVGNNDIIISSENGLLFDLEDAYKAAEQIKSLMYNEKEWEYLSNNAFESSEKYDIHEMVNKIENIYIGCKRGV
- a CDS encoding cellulase family glycosylhydrolase produces the protein MTKSKKKILWIITCSFIVITILILYKLKQDSSTMEAKSAIGGHGVNIHFRGDPIDIELIEKAGFKYVRTDLNWSAVEKDKQDYDFEETGYDKLTQSLLESKIKPYYILDYSNKLYEERQSIVTEKGREAFGDFVTQATQRYRNNGIIWEIWNEPNGGFWDPKPNHEEYALLVKKVSQIIKKNDPSGIVVAPALAYINQDALAWLNEIAKLGAFDYIDAVSVHPYRSTNPETVSGDYLNLRNLISKYTSKNIPIISGEWGYSTGVGWSGLNLTDSQQAEYAVRMFLINKYMNIPISIWYDWKDSGTDPADGNQNFGLRENNLITPKLSYLGLKTVNKTLNGYEFDKRLSTDSDNDYVLVFRNKHDDKIFVCWTTSTEKHEIQLTENIAGNINSMYGENIGFVKKNNSKINVTTSPIYILQKKE
- a CDS encoding sugar phosphate nucleotidyltransferase; the protein is MKLVLLSGGSGKRLWPLSNDARSKQFLKVLDDENNNRVSMVQRVYNQLEKVGLGDSAIIATSASQVDMIKNQIGSNVSIVVEPERRDTFPAIALSASFLYSERSIDMDEVIVVLPVDPYVDDAFFHKVVQLEDILDESGADLALMGVTPTFPSSKYGYIVPKKGAESAYLEVSHFKEKPTEKQAEVLMKNGALWNCGVFAFKLSFIIEMIENLGLPTSYLELKKEYEKFNKNSFDYEVVEKAKEIVALSYDGYWKDLGTWNTLTEEMSTSIMGMGTISEDSTNVHLINELEIPVAVLGGRDLIVAASPDGILVSDKQASPKLKELITDFDQRPMYEERIWGWYKILDFVKYDKEKEVITKKICIHNGKSLSYHYHEYRTEVWTIVKGCGQLILNDEIKQVNTGDIVEISPFVRHAIRAIEELEIIEVQSGPNILEEDIKEPISNWNKIKTILQITD
- a CDS encoding UDP-glucose dehydrogenase family protein; protein product: MTNITVAGTGYVGLVTGVCLAEVGHSVTCVDNIQDKIDLLKKGISPIYEPQLDELIVKNTQASKLAFTTDYESAYAQSDVILIGVGTPENEDGSANLNFVYTVARQIAENIQRDCLVVIKSTVPIGTNDKVEVFIKNHLKRDVNVEVASNPEFLAQGTAVKDTLNASRIVIGVESDRAKEVLTGIYEPFNQPILTMNRRSAEMVKYASNDFLALKISFVNDIANLCEAVGANIEDVTNGMSYDARIGNKFLNPGIGYGGSCFPKDTKALHWLSEEEGYVLRTVKAAIEVNEKQRFKLIKKARQDFPTFQGLKVAVLGLTFKPGTDDLREAPSIPNVRLLLNQGAKVHAFDPVGVENFKKIYPTQVVYEDSPEKALEDADLCFVFTEWDEIKKINLNLFREKMKTPYIYDGRNCYSLAAAKEAGINYQSIGRPDVNEFIVKEEIVL
- a CDS encoding SGNH/GDSL hydrolase family protein; translation: MRGKKRPVIWILLLILVCVGVIYMGELHNTTITAQKKEELFKNNRETNITIDPDAVTAEKVKWIDSFIENKVIQEPEKEISEAEFLVLLFKIYNVSPLVTDNSDNWAAGYYEKAEEEYGYKFWEENRINDKITKIHAFEMMSSILGEELLGEKATDFFMNTGFSNLLIFKTNSQFISRKEGINIVDSVSKSGFYTFQKLNSKKKETFVFLGDSISLGWNINKQLAPSKYGFPNLVGNELSYYHIYNLSMRGQTTTELLNNLENPLYQFKLKSSKAICIDIGSVDLLEASQPYLEKIRDGNGALPSIKQASMIKSATDDVITNTQKIISKLRAISDSPIYLYSLYNPIPIGTTGETFGDSILMTINKQFKKIAKSEPSVIYIDSFNSFKGNEKKFVITDEIHPTYEGQKVLASLLINEMSN
- a CDS encoding BglG family transcription antiterminator; its protein translation is MNKRQCEIIDILLGERKFVTASELAVRLSVSRKTIYRDMQDIADNCSDYRLTKKENNGYLLEEVDSVSLSDQFEHPDERRLDLLLFLLSIAPCKTSIQKISERYFVSQSSILNDFKHIERKLAPYNIKLSRTNEGTFINGDQFSLYRLMAVIIESYLTQIGDLFCQYDIPDSIKDIQVRNSKLGEIKRILHEFQEEQDLLLDQPYYLTLFCSLLAIVEKQTHQLQPFPNEEMIYELIDTNSAIYPMTIALARKLERQYSFQLKQNEMLNLYYILKAYKLNSRFLLNQQTEVVLNSQVITLADQLILRVAKNSGYRFTEDRDLRERLTMHLHSMVYRLNHQIYIINPILKSIKSNFSNIFQLVKFSANELLEESIYDKHLTDEEIGYITLYFQISYDDRFANQIPILIECTSGVGTSHLLSEKIRKNFPNIHINKIIAQERIKQSDYDDVELVISTVKQHSISDKPTILVSPILNEDDKYKIDQFIKDYYKNQVIIYNR
- a CDS encoding PTS sugar transporter subunit IIA — translated: MDVQMDDLDFTKVVTEDLISLDLKSTTKMGVIAELTNLLFVNGCVTDEAAFIEDVLYRESAGPTGLEKGIAIPHGKSDSVQKTSIAIGRTNKEIEWESLDGGPINIIILFAVKNSDKTTTHIKLLQKVAVLLADEEKIEKFQTLQTKREFIEIFAENN